One region of Kwoniella newhampshirensis strain CBS 13917 chromosome 6, whole genome shotgun sequence genomic DNA includes:
- a CDS encoding uridine kinase, with protein sequence MARHQHDPDHLHPRPQLQSWISAPGSKNEVMVSHGRAPWYGPDGKNIEAYVVGIAGGSASGKTSVARAILSALNYIPTVLILSQDSFYNAHTDEEIELAFNNDLDLDHPDAIDSSLFAKCLMDLKQGKATEIPTYSFVHHQRMPEKKYIYGASVIIVEGIMALQSPELRDLYDLKVFVNCDSDLMLARRIKRDVQERGRDVDGILDQYLRFVKSSYDNFVQPSSRYADIIVPGSSNQLAIELLVTHVKRQLDTRSLRFRKMLAQMGDDEAEVQSSKGEEHSDKQVVLLEQTNQLLGLMTILRDRTTSRGDFIFYADRLSTIVVEKALTLIPCQPKTVKTPLGVDYKGTGGDDQLVGVSILRSGGPFSHGLRRVIRDIPIGGMLIQSDPKTGEPLLLKSDLPHSIKSTETSGEVKVLLLDSQMGTGAAAMMAIRVLLDHGVLESNIIFLTYLIAKQAIHSVLRAFPSIHIVTAAIDPGLDEMHIPYNRSTLVLGESAGEADFAVRLIDGDLTTGGLEGEREKVDDQREGVQSEKELGADRFKVPIKREMEELKFSRARERRGDDGAFGEKRAWVISPGMGHIGDRYYM encoded by the exons ATGGCGAGACATCAACATGATCCGGACCATCTGCATCCTCGACCACAATTACAATCTTGGATCAGCGCGCCCGGATCCAAGAACGAGGTCATGGTCTCTCATGGTCGAGCACCATGGTACGGTCCGGACGGGAAGAACATAGAGGCTTATGTTGTAGGAATAGCGGGAGGGAGCGCTTCAGGAAAA ACATCAGTAGCACGCGCTATCCTGTCCGCCTTGAATTACATTCCTACAGTCCTTATTTTATCCCAAGACTCGTTCTATAACGCGCATacagacgaagagatcgagctAGCATTCAATAATGATCTGGATCTTG ACCACCCAGATGCGATAGATTCCAGTCTCTTTGCCAAG TGCTTGATGGACCTAAAGCAAGGCAAAGCTACCGAG ATCCCCACCTATTCCTtcgtccatcatc AACGAATGCCCGAGAAAAAGTATATCTACGGTGCAAGCGTGATCATCGT GGAAGGTATTATGGCTCTGCAGTCACCAGAACTACGGGATCTGTATGATCTGAAAGTCTTCGTG AACTGCGACTCGGATCTGATGTTGGCGAGACGGATAAAACGGGACGTGCAAGAGCGTGGAAGAGACGTAGATGGTATCCTAGATCAG TATCTCCGATTCGTGAAAAGCAGCTATGATAACTTTGTCCAGCCGTCTTCGCGATATGCGGATATC ATCGTCCCTGGCTCCTCCAACCAACTAGCTATCGAGCTTCTTGTTACTCACGTCAAGCGTCAGCTTGATACTCGATCACTACGCTTCCGCAAGATGCTAGCTCAGATGGGAGACGACGAAGCAGAGGTCCAGTCAtcgaagggagaggagcaTTCAGATAAACAGGTGGTGTTACTCGAACAAACCAATCAGCTCTTG GGCCTTATGACCATACTTCGCGATCGGACAACATCACGAGGGGACTTCATCTTTTACGCGGATAGATTATCGACAATCGTGGTAGAGAAAGCTTTGACTTTGATACCATGTCAGCCGAAGACCGTAAAAACGCCATTAGGTGTAGATTATAAGGGAACAGGAGGGGACGAC CAGCTGGTTGGCGTATCTATCCTTCGCTCGGGCGGTCCATTCTCACACGGTCTGCGACGGGTCATTCGAGACATTCCTATCGGAGGAATGTTGATTCAATCTGATCCGAAGACTGGTGAACCATTGTTGCTCAAGAGTGATCTCCCACACAGCATCAAGTCGACCGAAACGAGCGGGGAGGTGAAAGTGCTTTTGCTGGATTCGCAGATGGGTACAGGTGCAGCGGCGA TGATGGCCATTCGGGTCTTACTAGACCATGGTGTTCTCGAATCCAatatcatcttcctcacctaCCTGATCGCGAAACAAGCCATCCATTCCGTCCTCCGAGCCTTCCCGTCCATCCATATCGTCACAGCCGCCATCGACCCGGGCTTAGACGAGATGCACATCCCATACAATCGATCGACTTTGGTCCTCGGCGAGTCTGCCGGCGAAGCGGATTTCGCTGTGCGTCTGATCGATGGGGATCTCACGACCGGTGGATTGGAAGGCGAAAGGGAGAAAGTGGATGAtcagagagaaggagtgCAGAGTGAAAAGGAGCTGGGGGCGGACAGGTTCAAAGTCCCGAtcaagagggagatggaggaattGAAGTTttcgagagcgagagagaggagaggtgatgatggtgcttttggggagaagagagcttGGGTCATATCGCCTG GTATGGGCCATATCGGTGATCGATATTACATGTAG
- a CDS encoding lipoyl(octanoyl) transferase, producing the protein MTTRPLTRLFSSTTRPLSLLSSSTASSSSPSSSLLSPACAVPSSSASRGIKLPPLRYHVFKEPIPYPVGLKLQNDIIDRRLAAKTKDPVGSRGVGDLVLLLEHTPTYTTGRRDNSPNPNELHPEEKKVQNVGASFFITKRGGQVTYHGPGQLVGYPILDLNVMETSTRCYVEYLQAMLGDYVREISALGDTILAPHPDGHVGVFSSPTEKVSSIGIHLRHRITSHGFAMNITPEPLKWFDLVLACGLADVRASSLHDLISRSAVSNGVIPSLPSVADVAGDMVPKFGELFGREIVGLEGEGKHGVVTEEIEEIRTLVKKAEADAKEQNGNSGGWATEPDLSKSG; encoded by the exons ATGACAACTCGCCCCTTGACCCGTCTATTCTCCTCAACAACACgacccctttcccttctctcctcctcgaccgcttcctcgtcctcgccttcctcctccctcttaTCTCCAGCATGTGCtgttccttcctcctcagctTCCAGAGGGATCAAGCTCCCTCCCTTGCGATATCATGTCTTCAAGGAACCGATACCGTATCCGGTGGGATTGAAGCTGCAGAATGATATCATTGACAGGAGGTTGGCGGCCAAGACGAAGGATCCGGTGGGGAGTAGAGGGGTGGGGGATCTGGTGCTTTtgcttg AACACACTCCGACATACACTACCGGACGACGAGACAATTCCCCGAATCCGAACGAATTACATCctgaagagaagaaagtgcAGAATGTAGGAGcgagcttcttcatcacgaAGCGAGGCGGTCAAGTGACATATCATGGTCCGGGTCAATTGGTCGGATATCCCATATTGGATCTGAACgtgatggag ACCTCCACCAGATGTTATGTGGAATACTTGCAAGCGATGTTGGGAGACTATGTCAGGGAGATATCTGCACTGGGCGATACGATCCTCGCTCCCCATCCTGATGGCCATGTCGGagtcttctcttcacctACTGAAAAG GTCTCTTCCATAGGTATTCACCTCCGCCATCGAATCACATCTCACGGTTTCGCCATGAACATCACACCAGAACCACTGAAATGGTTCGACCTCGTTCTCGCCTGCGGATTAGCAGACGTCCGAGCGAGCTCGCTAcatgatctcatctcccgATCTGCCGTTTCGAACGGTGTGATACCATCGTTACCTTCGGTGGCGGACGTGGCAGGGGATATGGTTCCTAAATTCGGTGAATTGTTTGGAAGGGAGATCGTTGggttggaaggtgaggggAAGCATGGGGTGGTCAccgaggagattgaggagatcAGGACGTTGGTGAAGAAAGCTGAGGCAGACGCAAAGGAGCAGAATGGTAATAGTGGAGGGTGGGCGACAGAGCCAGATCTGTCCAAGAGCGGTTGA